Proteins encoded in a region of the Haloarcula sp. CBA1129 genome:
- the mvaD gene encoding phosphomevalonate decarboxylase MvaD: MKATAKAHPIQGLVKYHGMRDEELRLPYHDSISVCTAPSHSKTTAAFEPDREDDVYVIDGEEVTGRGAERIDAVVDHVRDLAGIDHGVRFESANNFPTNIGFGSSSSGFAAAAMALVEAAGLDMTRPEISTVARRGSSSAARAVTGAFSHLRTGMNDKDCRSERIETDLEDDLRIVAGMVPSYKETEEAHKEAAESHMFESRMAHIHGQISDMRDALYEGDFDAVFDLAEKDSLSLAAATMTGPAGWVYWQPRTIEIFNAVRELRNSEDVPVYFSVDTGASVYINTTEEYVGRVEETVADCGVDTRVWDVGGPAQVLSEDKALF; encoded by the coding sequence ATGAAAGCGACCGCGAAGGCACATCCGATTCAGGGGCTGGTCAAGTACCACGGGATGCGCGACGAGGAACTGCGATTGCCGTACCACGACAGCATCTCCGTCTGTACCGCGCCGAGCCACTCGAAGACGACGGCCGCCTTCGAACCGGACCGCGAGGACGACGTGTACGTCATCGACGGCGAGGAAGTCACCGGCCGCGGGGCCGAGCGTATCGACGCCGTCGTGGACCACGTCCGCGACCTCGCGGGTATCGACCACGGCGTCCGCTTCGAGTCGGCGAACAACTTCCCGACAAACATCGGCTTTGGCTCCTCGTCGTCGGGCTTTGCCGCCGCGGCGATGGCCCTCGTTGAAGCCGCCGGACTCGACATGACCCGACCCGAGATCTCGACTGTCGCGCGCCGTGGCTCCTCCTCGGCCGCCCGCGCGGTGACGGGTGCGTTCTCCCACCTCCGGACGGGCATGAACGACAAAGACTGCCGGAGCGAGCGCATCGAGACGGACCTCGAAGACGACCTGCGCATCGTCGCTGGGATGGTTCCATCCTACAAGGAAACCGAGGAAGCGCACAAAGAGGCCGCCGAGAGCCACATGTTCGAGTCCCGGATGGCCCACATCCACGGCCAGATCTCGGACATGCGCGACGCGCTGTACGAGGGCGATTTCGACGCCGTCTTCGACCTCGCCGAGAAGGACTCGCTGTCGCTGGCCGCCGCGACGATGACCGGCCCCGCCGGCTGGGTGTACTGGCAGCCACGCACCATCGAGATATTCAACGCCGTCCGGGAGCTCCGCAACAGCGAGGACGTGCCAGTGTACTTCTCCGTCGACACCGGTGCGAGCGTCTACATCAACACGACCGAAGAGTACGTCGGCCGCGTCGAGGAGACGGTCGCCGACTGCGGCGTCGATACCCGCGTCTGGGATGTCGGCGGTCCAGCGCAGGTTCTCAGCGAGGACAAGGCGCTGTTCTGA